GGCAGCATTCCTGTTATGAAGTAATATCGGAGTTGAGAAAGAAATAAGCCCCTTGGTATGATGTTTTAAGCTGGCCAGCAAAAAAACAACATTCCAGGAGGCTGCACAATGAATTATAACCAAAATCAAAAGCTTGCTCAAATTACTTCTCAAACACTCATTATAGGCGTTGATATCGCGAAGTTCAATCACGTTGCACGTGCTCAGGACTTTAGAGGTGTAGAGTTTGGGTCATCTCTTTCTTTTGAAAACACGATTAGGGGATTTACTAGTCTTTTAGAATGGATCCAAAACCTCATCGCAAATCATGAAATGGATCAAGTGATCATTGGGATGGAGCCCACTGGTCATTACTGGCTAAATTTAGCCCATTTCTTGAAAGAACATAAAATCAAATTTGTTGTGGTAAATCCTTTACATGTGAAGAAGGCTAAAGAGTTAGATGATAACTCTCCAACCAAAAATGATGTGAAAGATGCGAAGGTCATTGCACAGTTAGTGAAAGATGGGAGATACGCTGAACCGACTATTCCAAAAGGTGTTTATGCGGAACTCCGTGGTGCTAGAAAAATTCGCGATCTCTTATCTGTTGATCTTCAATCGGTTCAAGGACAAATACACAACTGGATTGATCGTTATTTCCCTGAGCTATTAACCGTCTTTAAAAACTGGGAAGGGAAAGCAGCATTACAAATATTAAAGCTAAATCTATTACCACATGAGTTAGTGAAGCTCTCTGATCAAGAGTTATTAACCCACCTAAGGCAAACTGTAAAACGTGGAGTAGGTTTAGCGAAGATGCAAGAATTGAAACAAGTGGCCAATCTTTCGATTGGTATTCGTCAAGGTTCAGATATGGCGAAATTAGAACTGAAGACTCTTTTAGAAAAGTATGAGTTTATACAAACGAAATTTGAAGATCTAGAGTCCCAAATGGACTCTCTTCTTGAACAGGTTCCAGGTGTTGAACAAATGTTAGGGATCACAGGTATTGGCAGGGACACGATCATAGGCTTCTTCTCAGAGGTCGGAGACCTCAGCCAATACACTCATCCTCGACAGATTATC
The nucleotide sequence above comes from Alkalihalobacillus sp. TS-13. Encoded proteins:
- a CDS encoding IS110 family transposase, with protein sequence MNYNQNQKLAQITSQTLIIGVDIAKFNHVARAQDFRGVEFGSSLSFENTIRGFTSLLEWIQNLIANHEMDQVIIGMEPTGHYWLNLAHFLKEHKIKFVVVNPLHVKKAKELDDNSPTKNDVKDAKVIAQLVKDGRYAEPTIPKGVYAELRGARKIRDLLSVDLQSVQGQIHNWIDRYFPELLTVFKNWEGKAALQILKLNLLPHELVKLSDQELLTHLRQTVKRGVGLAKMQELKQVANLSIGIRQGSDMAKLELKTLLEKYEFIQTKFEDLESQMDSLLEQVPGVEQMLGITGIGRDTIIGFFSEVGDLSQYTHPRQIIKLAGLNLKENTSGKHKGQTKITKRGRKKLRALLFKVAMPLVAKNSAFKALHEYYTTRPNNPLKKMQSMIALCNKLIRILFAIGKKKFEFSEERMLSDIPHMALSQEAA